The window CTCAGCAGCACTTGCTATTTTACGGCTGAAGCCTCTCTTCTGCGTCCAATATCCAACAGTTCTATAGCCGTTTCCAATCATGTTGATTACTTCAAAAGCCGGAGTTTCTAATTTCCCGTGCTCCAACTTGAATTTTCCGCTTAGGCCTAGAAACCTGGTTTTCAAGATTTCATCATGAAGTCTTGGTCCTGTCTCTGAGATTCTGATCTGTGTGATGGCAGGGCTTGGTGCATTTAATTTTTCACTGCTCCTCTGTACTTGTTGGACCTGGATCTTCTCCGCTGCTGTGGCGAATGCCCAAACTGTGTCGTATGCCTGCAAACACGTATAAAAATCGGTACCAACTTTTTCAGTATGGTGATATTTTTTCTGCATCAAATTCCATTTGATTCTGAAGTTGTCCAGGTTTTTTGACCTGGGTATGTAAGGCCTCATGCCTAAAACGCCTTCCATCGACTCAATAGTTGCAGCGTTCAAGGAACTTATTGAATTGGATAAAGCATCAGTGATGATCCAAGCCGTTCCTTTGCTCATCATTCCTACCTCACGCGCAAGAGAAAAGAGGCGAGAAGCAAGGTCATGAGAAGTCACATGAACAAGAAATACCCGAGTTTGCATACTCCTCAAGTGGCGCAGCTCTTTCCTGATGTCCGGTACACTGGAAGAAGCTGAGATTGCGCTCACATATGAAAGATGAATACTCTCTTGCTGTAATGTACGGGTAAGAGAGGATATGAAATTAGGCCCAAATTCTTCTTCTGCGTCGTCTTGATAAAGCACTACAAGGTCATGCCATCCGAGTACCTTGACAAGGGAAGCAATACCTTCCAGTTCAGATGAATCAGGCACTGTCGTTCTATCAAACGAGATGATTGGCACCTGAGATTTCCCTCCAATTTCTTCGACAAGGCCAGCTTGTTTGGAGTTCTGTGGCCCAATGATTGCATCCACTTGTACCTCATTAACCAGCTCCGAAGCTGCATTAATAAAAACGAGTAAAATAAATGACTACAAATATAACCACCTACCTACTTGCAAGTTAGAGTAATAAATGACTCCAATCACCTGATGAAGCTGCAGAAATAATATCATCAGAATTCCTGCGGTGTAAAGCCAGCCTTGTAGAGTAATGAGGATTTGCAGAGTAGAAATCGGAGAAAGCCATGGATACGCAAGAAATGGCAGTAATACCAGTAGATGaaccaaaatcaagaatcaaaccaatatcaactacaatttgattatcCGAGTCTGTAGTCGCACTTGTTCCATTCTGGCCTGAAACCAACCGGAAGTAAATAGTACTATTGATCAACAGAAGATATAAGCATAATTTGAAGAACCTCATTAATTTGTGGAATTCtagtaacaaaaaatattatgatcttTTTAGAGTTTTTTTTTGTGGGCGGGGGAGGGggtatagatatatattataacagaACAGGTTGCTGTCATGGGTTCAATGAGTAACCTTAGGTAACAAGGAATATATTCAAGTATTTCTGGTCTATTGTCAATATtgaccaaaaaatataaaacataaaaaatagaaCTAGAATCAGGGATAAGGAACTTATAGTGACTTAAGTGATTTCCAGGAAGCTACACGTTTATAACATTCTGGAAAAATTCAGTTAACTCCTTTGGTCTTGGAGCCTGACTTTGTGATTTCTCAAGTGCATGTACTATCCCTGGTCTCATGTATATTATTCACACACTTGCTCATAGCTTACCTTGAGTGAATTTCACTCAACTTCTAGAATCTAAACTTATTAAAAAATTGCTAATGTCATTATCAAGTATCATATCTTTGTTTTGAGCAACTTTATTATGTCATTTATCTGTTTATTTGGAGTATGATCAACAGAAAATCAGAAATCAGCCTGAGTACTCAAAAATAGTGGCCGACAAGGCTCATTAGTGTTATCCACATGTGGCTCTACCACGTCATTCTGTAAAAGAATTCTGTAGGGGTTTATATGCATGGAGCATTACTCAAAACTAATTAGCACTCCTATTACCAATGGCATGTCTCTGTATAATTTAATTCATATGCACTTTTTTTTAAGGAACAATGCTATATATGAGTAATATTTGTTTACGAAAAATTGCACCTGTGGAAAATGCAAAATACCTGAGACGCATACGCTATATCCGCAACATTGGTGGTTTGTGCAGACATGAGTATAaagttttaaattatgttgGGACTTCAACCATTCTAAGTTCTAACTTCTAGTATTATCAGCGTTCCAAATCGAACGTGTGTTTCACTTAAAAAGCAGCAGGTGCATGAATGTAGGATAATAGGTTGAATGCTCGATTCAAAGTTAAAATCTTGACCGGACTTCCGGATATAAGTTTCATAGACTTTCTAAAACTTTCAAATGCATATATTATATCAACCCGAATCTTTCAGGTCCGGAGCATAGAAAAGCTCATTTCTTTAGTTTCAGGCCCTGTTATTATCTGTACAGCTGTATCTGGGTGatctaaataaaaaacaaaaataaaaactatacaAATGGCAGTGGAGCCCTGGAAAGAGGACTGTCCAGTTTTTATCTATTAATGGCGGAACAAAGGAATTGGACCAGTGCAGCAAATGGGCTGGGCTGCTGGAGCTGTTTGTTTAAACTCCTGACGTATTAAGattttatatcttttatttaaaaaacacATGTTTGTGTAATATATCATATacgaaataaattaaaatttggaagaaaaaaagtaagaaatagacaataatttattttattataataatttatatgataaaattatatatcattaaatcaaataaatattacaaatatatttttataatatattataagtttcGGATAAATTATGTATTctacataattattttatataataaattgaaactattttctctcatatataattagtttaaaatttcaCTTGTTTCTTTTAAACTTTACCGAGAGCGAGCCCCCTTCTAAAACCCCGTCAAAAACTCCAAGCCCCAATCTGCGCTTTTGGTTTACTTTAGGGTTCCAAAAATCCCAAAACACTCTCAGCAGCAGCTCCAGCTGAATCCATCTCTGCAGCAGCAGCCATGGCGAGCACTAAAGTTCAGAGGATTATGACCCAGCCCATCGTACATACCTTCCCCTTTTCTAACCCTAATTTCACGTATGTTTTAATACTTATCTATTTTGACGTCTTTTCTTAACAATTTTGTTTCTGTTTGTGTTTTGTTTCaattcagaatctgattttcaGGTTTCTCCAAAGCGTAAGTCTCTCTCCTTAATTTGTTTATAGATAAAtgtgaattcagaatttgatttgttttgctACTGGAATTGTGTGTAGAAAGCGCGCATTCAGATATGGCTTTTCGAGCAGAAAGATTTGAGGATTGAAGGCAGGATTATCGTAAGCTTTCTTAATTTGTCTTTTGCTCTTATCTGTTTTTACAGTTTGACTGTTATAGTGCCTTTTTGATGTGTATCCTAGATTGCCACTAGGGTTTTAGAATCTTTTGGTTTGTGCATCAGATGTTATGCTGTTTGATTGTGTGTAATATTTAGCATTGATAGAATAGAACTTATAATGTGATGCATCTATGCGTGTTTGTGTGATGGGTACTTAGTTTTTTCCTGTCAAGTGGTTGTTTGGATTTAATtaggaattttttaaaaattggctATAGTTTGGTGTAGCAATTGAGAGCTCAAATCTGAACCTATTTTGTAGTGTCGAAATCATGATAACGGCAAGGAATACTGAGCTTACTTATAGTGACAAGGAGGCTGTAAAACATTAACGGCTAAAGAGTTAAAAATTTATGGTAATTGCAAGGCTTTAAGAGTGCCAAAGATATTTTACGTATTGAATGCCTGGTTTTAGTTGGTAGATATCTCATGTCTTTAGTGTTTGTTAAGGTTTATTTTGACATTTTTATGGacaatgtataattttttaagagTTTAATGATTCAACTATTGTAGGATTTATGGCacacaatgaaaacaaaatatCTAGAGGTCAAAGAGATGTCTCTTTGTAGGTCAACTATTTTGGTAGAATATGTCTAGTATTCTTGTTATTAAGCCTTTTAAGCACATGGCGTGTTAGCTGGTAAATTTGGTTCACTACAATTTGTTACCTCATATTCATTTCACTGCCATTTCCATTTGCATAGTGTACTTAGGATTTAACATTCTGACAAAAGGGTTACAAATAAGGTGAAAGCACTAGAGGTACAAAAGTGAATATAGGTCAAGATGGTGTGTTTCTTgtagaaagaaaaaagaagagacGCCCCGCTTGTAATTGAAAGTTGAGAAGGCTTATGCCCCATATGGTCAGAAGGAATTAAATTGGAAGAAATGGAACAGAAGAACTTGTACTATGTTGTCGGCaaataattatgattttcattccttcctACCTTCCATTTGTACAGATTTATACAGTAACTCCAGTCCGCAATGTCGAGAATGAATATTCCATTTAGTTGGAAGAAATAAAATTGAACAAAATTGAATGGAAACTTGTAATATGTTAtggaaatatatttgtaattttcattGCTTTCTACATTCCGTTCGTACCAATTTAAACTAGAGCTCGAACCCACCAATTAGAGAACAAATGCTTTGTTCTTCTTCCTAAAGTTTTCTTCACAATCCTCCCTATAAAGAATTTTCTTCCTTTCACCTTTAATCTTTTACATAACattaatattcaatttgaatctCATTCTATCATTCCAATCAAATGTATCACTGGAGTTTGGTGTGTACTTCCTGACTTAAATTCTTTGTTCCCCTCAGTTTCTAAACCAATGATGCAAAATGTTTCCATTGTCCAATGTCAGAATTGTGATGTTTACATTAAGCTTCAACTTCCCAATATTGTATCATATATGTGCCTGCAACTGCAAAACTATGTTCAAGTCGAGCAAGCCTATGCTTTGCTCttatgttctttttttaaaaaaacttagcACTCTGAGTACgtgtttatgtgtgtgtgatTTTTATGGTAGCTGCAGATCTTAAAGGAACAAGGTATGATAGAAAAAAACATACATTAATTTGATGAGAAAGTAACACTCCAAACTTGGAGTCAGAAGCCCTATCTGTATATGCAGTAGTtctttttttgatttaaaataatatgtaatcagtGTAAGTTTGGACTTGGTGACTAGAGattatatttatgttaattttgGTATTGGACATTTCAGGGGTTTGATGAGTACATGAATTTAGTCCTGGATGATGCTGAAGAAGTCAGTATCAAGAAGAAAAGCAGGAAATCACTTGGTATGTACCTATACGATTGTTTCAGAAGTTTGAATTGTAGAAAAGGGACTTCTAGCAAAGAATTTTCCCAAGTgctcttataaaaaaatataataatttttctttctGGTACCATTGCTgttatttattgttattttgtgaaatatactAGTAAAAAGTTTCATACTCTCTTTAATAGGAAATTCTGAAACATGTTTTTCTCTAGAAACTTTgcatatatttgatatatatctgCTTGAAGAAAAACATGAACTGTTTCAAAACTCAAAAGAAGATCGTGTTTATGGATGATGGTTTCTTTTTGTTCGGAGCAGCCGTCTGATACTTAACATGTGCTTAAATTGTCTTCTTGGTTTCCTTGCAGGGAGGATTTTGCTAAAAGGAGACAACATTACATTAATGATGAACACGTAAGTGGCTTCTTTTACCCCTTTTCCTGAGCAAGTCATATATGCTGTTTAAAGtacttataatttttcttttgtatttgcaGGGGCAAATGATAACCTTTGGTGAATTCTATATTGTCACCATAGATGTTTTAGCTCTACAGACAATTGTAGTCCTCTGTCAACTTATCGGTTTGTCATTCAGATTTTATTGTGCATGAGGTAGAAACTTGAATTGTTTCATTATTATGGCCTTGTAATTTAAACACAATGATGCACTTTCTCCACCCTCCCGTTTACTTTCTGTCGGACATGTTTGTGCACACCACCCTCTACTtgctattaaaatttgaaaggtATGATGGATTTGGAAATGTTGTCCATGACTAATATCATTTTATGATAGTTGTGCCTCCCCCCTTTTCTTCTTCCCTCtttcattaatattttcaaaagccAACTGTGACACTATTAGCATGTCCATGCCTATTGCCTGATGTTCTAGACACAAGTGCTCACAGAGTCACAGTAATGGAATGTCGATTAAACTGAGAAAGATATGCGAGTTATGTTTGAGCTTGAATGATGCACCAATAGGTATATGGGCATTTTTCCCACATCCAACAGTTGCTTGTTTATGAGGGGGGAAAAGACCAATGCAGCATATGCTAGGGTTTTGGAGCGTTTTCGTGCAGATCCTGGGGATTAATCTTCATTTTCCAAGTTTTATGTTGTACTTAGCAGTGTATGTATTGGGGCTGTGATTTAAATCAAATGCTCCCCGTGAATTCTTCCTCTCATTGGATGCTCGGACCTCCCTTCTTACTAGTGTAACAATGGAAGTAATGGAATTATAGATGGCCAGTGTGTAATCATTAATTATGAATGGTAAAATATGGAAAAGGTAATTTAGTATGAAAGTGAGTATGAGTAAATGTAATGGAAGTGTATTCTGATGATCTTCGTCCCCTCTTACAGAACGAAAATAAAGTAGTAGTTCAAAGTTTGGGAGTGGCACGAGGCACAAGGGCATCTAATTTCCCAATATACTTGCATTTTGcaggaaatttgaattttacgCAATTTATTCACtgatcttttttttctttcccGAATGGTATAAATAGAAGTTTATTTACTGACTTCTAGATTGCCAATTGCACTACACAAACAAGTAAACATacaagggtttgtctagtgtgtgctgatgagcacatgctaagcgcggaatttgatatgtctgagagattttgattggtgtggttggtgtatttgcagggggtccaccattattgaGATATGAGAGCCAGTCAAATCCGTGTGTCCATAGGGACACACTGAAAAAACCGAACATACAAATACCTAGCAACTATAAGCTGCCCTACTTGAAAATAATGAATAACTGAGAGTACAAGTGTAAGCGTTGAAAAAGCAATAATCCTAATCTCTGATAATAGAAATTAGAAAGGAATATCTGAGCTATGATACTACACCAAAATATCAATGCAATAGCTTGGATGTATACAGGGCATGTCATCTCAGTCGATGAAGCCTATCCCTATTCCCTAGTGATTTACATCTTGTTTGCCTTCCCA of the Daucus carota subsp. sativus chromosome 4, DH1 v3.0, whole genome shotgun sequence genome contains:
- the LOC108216886 gene encoding glutamate receptor 2.2 gives rise to the protein MRFFKLCLYLLLINSTIYFRLVSGQNGTSATTDSDNQIVVDIGLILDFGSSTGITAISCVSMAFSDFYSANPHYSTRLALHRRNSDDIISAASSASELVNEVQVDAIIGPQNSKQAGLVEEIGGKSQVPIISFDRTTVPDSSELEGIASLVKVLGWHDLVVLYQDDAEEEFGPNFISSLTRTLQQESIHLSYVSAISASSSVPDIRKELRHLRSMQTRVFLVHVTSHDLASRLFSLAREVGMMSKGTAWIITDALSNSISSLNAATIESMEGVLGMRPYIPRSKNLDNFRIKWNLMQKKYHHTEKVGTDFYTCLQAYDTVWAFATAAEKIQVQQVQRSSEKLNAPSPAITQIRISETGPRLHDEILKTRFLGLSGKFKLEHGKLETPAFEVINMIGNGYRTVGYWTQKRGFSRKIASAAEEDHQGVVHPNYGENVLKPIIWPGDSTQKPKGWDIPAMPLQLRWRH
- the LOC108216548 gene encoding uncharacterized protein LOC108216548; the encoded protein is MASTKVQRIMTQPINLIFRFLQSKARIQIWLFEQKDLRIEGRIIGFDEYMNLVLDDAEEVSIKKKSRKSLGRILLKGDNITLMMNTGK